AGGCGGCCGTAGATTAGGCATTGCGCCGCCATTCGCGGAGCAAGATCAACTTTTTGGGCGAGATCGTGGGCGATACCTCATTGTGGATACTGAGCGCGACGCTGATCCTCCTGGGCTTGGCGGGCACCGTATTGCCAGTCCTTCCCGGGACCTTGCTCATTCTGGTGGGCATCGTGACAGGCGCCTGGATCGGCGACTTTACCCGCATTGGCTGGGGCAGCGTGGCGGCGGTAACGGTGCTGGCGATTGTGGCTTGGGGCCTGGATTACGCGAGCGGCGTACTTGGCGCCAAGAAAGTGGGGGCGAGCCGCAAAGCAGTCATTGGCGCGGCGCTGGGGACCGTGGCCGGTATATTCGGCGGTATCGCGGGCGTGTTGTTCATGCCTCTCGTTGGTGCCGCCTTGGGAGAATATCTGGCGCGACGCGATTACGACCGCGCCATCAAGGCGGGCGTTGCCACTTGGCTCGGCATCATGGCTGGTCTCATTGCCAAGGTGGTGATTGCCTTCATGATGACCGGCATCTTCGTGGCAGCGTTGCTCATTTGATGGACCGCGTGCCTTGTGCGATTGGACTCTCATGATGGGAAGAAGGGGAAAACCATGAAAACCGTTGCGCTCCCATCTGGCGAATGCGTGCCCGCACTGGGGCAGGGCACCTGGAACATGGGCGACAATCGCTCCGCGCGTAGCGAAGAAATCGAAGCGCTGCAATTGGGACTCGATCTCGGGCTCACGCTGATCGATACGGCGGAGATGTATGGCGACGGCAGATCGGAAGAATTAATCGGCGAAGCGATCGCCGGCCGCCGAGACCAAGTTTTTCTGGTGAGCAAAGTCTATCCGCACAATGCCACGCGCAAGGGTACCGCGGCCGCCTGCGAGCGCAGCCTCAAACGCTTGCGCACCGACCGCCTCGATCTTTATTTGCTGCATTGGCGCGGCAGCGTGCCGTTGGAAGAGACGCTGGAAGCATTGCTTGCGCTCCAGGAAAAGGGAAAGATCCGGCACTTCGGCGCCAGCAATCTGGATCTTGACGATATGCGTGAGTTTCACCCCCTCGCCGGCGCCGAGGCCGTGGCCACGAATCAATTGCTCTACAACCTCACCCGGCGCGGTATCGAATGGGATTTGGCCCCTTGGATGCGGGAGCGAAGAATTCCAATCATGGCGTATTCGCCCATTGAACAAGCGCGCTTGCTACGCAACCCCAAACTTACAGACTTCGCGCGGCGCAACGGCATGACAGCGGCGCAGGCGGCGCTCGCTTGGTTATTGGCCAAGGAGAACGTGATCGCCATCCCGAAAACCGGCCAGCGGCAACACGTGAAGGAAAACACCGGATCCTTGCAACATACGCTTACCAAGGAACAGATCTCGGAACTCGATAAGCTGTTCCCGCCGCCGAAAGGGCCGGTCGCGCTGGAGATGTTGTAGGCCTATCTTGCCACGGGGGGTACGTCTGGCCGGCGCTCACTGCGTTCGGCTTGATCCACGAAAGCCTTGAGCAACCCCTCTGGTGCCTCGATGACGTGCTCCCTGCCCGGGAATCCGCCAGACCGAACATCCTGAATGAAATCCTTGAACCCGCCGATGCGTTCGGCCTGCATGGCTTCGCGTAGTTTGAATAGGTTGCGGTACTGCTTCGAATGCCTCGGGTAGGGCGGGCCGTTGTTGCCGAGAATATCTTCCGCGAACAGGAACTGGATGTCGCCGCCGCTGCCGGCACCGATGGATGAC
This region of Betaproteobacteria bacterium genomic DNA includes:
- a CDS encoding aldo/keto reductase produces the protein MKTVALPSGECVPALGQGTWNMGDNRSARSEEIEALQLGLDLGLTLIDTAEMYGDGRSEELIGEAIAGRRDQVFLVSKVYPHNATRKGTAAACERSLKRLRTDRLDLYLLHWRGSVPLEETLEALLALQEKGKIRHFGASNLDLDDMREFHPLAGAEAVATNQLLYNLTRRGIEWDLAPWMRERRIPIMAYSPIEQARLLRNPKLTDFARRNGMTAAQAALAWLLAKENVIAIPKTGQRQHVKENTGSLQHTLTKEQISELDKLFPPPKGPVALEML
- a CDS encoding DUF456 domain-containing protein, with translation MGDTSLWILSATLILLGLAGTVLPVLPGTLLILVGIVTGAWIGDFTRIGWGSVAAVTVLAIVAWGLDYASGVLGAKKVGASRKAVIGAALGTVAGIFGGIAGVLFMPLVGAALGEYLARRDYDRAIKAGVATWLGIMAGLIAKVVIAFMMTGIFVAALLI